The proteins below are encoded in one region of Helianthus annuus cultivar XRQ/B chromosome 2, HanXRQr2.0-SUNRISE, whole genome shotgun sequence:
- the LOC110937325 gene encoding aquaporin PIP1-3, protein MEGKEEDVRLGANKFSERQPIGTSAQTDKDYKEPPPAPLFEPGELSSWSFYRAGIAEFIATFLFLYISVLTVMGVVKSPTKCGTVGIQGIAWAFGGMIFALVYCTAGISGGHINPAVTFGLLLARKLSLTRAVFYMVMQCLGAICGAGVVKGFMGKNQYTALGGGANVVAHGYTKGDGLGAEIVGTFVLVYTVFSATDAKRSARDSHVPILAPLPIGFAVFLVHLATIPITGTGINPARSLGAAIIYNKDHAWDDHWVFWVGPFIGAALAALYHQIVIRAIPFKSRS, encoded by the exons ATGGAGGGTAAGGAAGAAGATGTGAGGCTTGGAGCCAACAAGTTCTCAGAGAGGCAGCCAATTGGGACATCAGCTCAAACAGACAAAGACTACAAGGAGCCACCACCAGCACCTCTGTTTGAGCCAGGGGAGTTGAGCTCATGGTCCTTTTACAGGGCTGGAATTGCTGAGTTCATAGCCACTTTCTTGTTCTTGTACATATCTGTGTTGACTGTGATGGGTGTGGTCAAATCTCCAACAAAATGTGGGACAGTGGGTATTCAAGGGATTGCTTGGGCTTTTGGTGGTATGATCTTTGCTCTTGTTTACTGCACTGCTGGTATCTCAG GAGGACACATTAACCCAGCCGTGACGTTCGGTCTGCTATTAGCAAGAAAACTGTCATTGACCAGGGCAGTGTTCTACATGGTGATGCAGTGCCTTGGAGCCATCTGTGGTGCTGGTGTGGTCAAGGGTTTCATGGGCAAGAACCAATACACCGCCTTGGGTGGTGGAGCCAATGTTGTAGCCCATGGTTACACCAAAGGCGATGGTCTTGGTGCCGAGATTGTTGGCACTTTCGTGCTTGTTTACACCGTCTTTTCTGCCACTGATGCCAAGAGAAGTGCCAGAGACTCCCATGTCCCT ATTTTGGCTCCGCTCCCAATTGGGTTTGCGGTTTTCTTGGTTCATTTGGCCACCATCCCCATTACTGGAACTGGCATCAACCCTGCAAGAAGTCTTGGAGCTGCGATCATCTACAACAAGGACCACGCTTGGGATGACCAC TGGGTCTTCTGGGTCGGTCCATTCATCGGAGCTGCACTTGCCGCTTTGTATCACCAGATTGTCATCAGAGCCATTCCCTTCAAGAGCAGATCTTAA